In the genome of Succinivibrio dextrinosolvens, the window ATGGACTTCAAAGCTGTCTCCTTATATTGTTATGTTAATTTAATCTGAAATTCATAAAACAAATAAAACAAATGATGTAATTAGCAACAAAAGTATTATTTTTCAACGCCTTGTATTAGCAACTATTTGAAATTAAAACTAATACATGATAATTATACTCTCGAAATTTTTGTCAATATCACTCACGTATTAATAGTGCGTTTTTTTTTAATTACTTAGACCTGTACCCAAAAAAGAGCAGAAATGATTTGTTAGAATTGATAGGTTTAAAGAAAAAAAGTCAGAGAAAGGTCTCTGACAAAAAAAATGGAACCGAAGATATACACTTACCTGTTCAAAACACGGAAATTTTGAACATAAAGACTCAGGTATCAGAGTAAATCTGACACCCAAATCTCAAACCATAACTAATTCTGGCCCTTAATTGCCTTACGACCAAGGAAGACTGCGTTCTCACCTAATTCTTCCTCAATACGGATTAGCTGATTATATTTTGCGATACGATCTGAACGGCTCATTGAACCAGTCTTGATCTGACCGCAGGAAGTACCAACTGCAAGATCTGCGATAGTGGTATCCTCAGTCTCACCAGAACGGTGTGAAACAACTGCAGTATAACCAGCATCCTGAGCCATCTTAATTGCATTCAGAGTTTCGGTTAGAGAACCAATCTGATTGAACTTGATTAGAATTGAATTGGCAATTCCTTTTTTGATACCCTCTGATAGAATCTTAGTATTGGTTACGAAAAGATCATCACCAACCAGCTGTACATGAGAACCAAGTTTCTCAGTCTGATATTTGAAGCCATCCCAATCTGACTCATTCTGACCGTCTTCGATTGAAACAATTGGATATTCCTTAACCAGACCTGCCAGATAATCGGTAAACTCATGAGAAGTAAAGGATTTCCCCTCACCCTTTAATTCATACATGCCAGTCTTATCGTTATAGAATTCTGATGAAGCGCAGTCCATAGCCAGAGTTACATCCTTACCAAACTCATAGCCTGCTTTTTCTACTGCTTCTTTAATACAAGCAAAAGCTTCTGCATTTGATGACAGATTTGGAGCAAAACCACCTTCATCTCCTACCGCAGTGTTTAGCCCTTTTGCCTTTAAAACCTTGGCAAGAGAATGGAACACTTCTGAACCGATACGGAGTGCATCACGAAGATTCTTTCCTCCAACAGGCTGAATCATGAACTCCTGAATATCAACATTGTTATCAGCGTGCTCACCACCATTTAGGATGTTCATCATAGGAAGAGGCATTACATACTTGCCTTTATGACCAAAGAGTTCACCAATATACTGATATAAAGGGATCTTTCTTGAAGCAGCATTTGCTTTTGCTACTGCCAGAGATACAGCTAAAATTGCGTTGGCTCCCAAGGAATCCTTATTCTCGGTACCATCAAGCTTAATCATAGTGTTATCGACAACTGACTGCTCCGCAGAATCCAGACCGCAAACAGCCTTAGCAATTGGACCATTAACATTGGCAACAGCCTTTAACACTCCCTTACCACCAAAGCGAGTCTTATCACCGTCGCGTAACTCTAAGGCCTCTCTTGAACCGGTTGAAGCTCCTGAAGGGGCTGCTGCACGACCAAAAGAGCCATCCTCTAAATAAACTTCAGCTTCAACAGTTGGGTTACCACGTGAATCAATAATTTCACGACCGATTACTTTAACAATTTTTGACATGACATCCTCAACAATTAAGAAATAACATTTTTGAACAGCTTCATTGTATAGAATTAGTAAGCCTAAAGCAACCAAAATTAGACATAACTAACTATATTGATATTTTTTCTCTAAAAAAGTGCAAGTTAGTTTTTTAATGGTATTAAAAAGGGGGGATATTAATCAGAAACGAGACCAGATGGATTATATAACTTAAAAAAGAAAAGCAGACCTTAAGATCTGCTTTTACAAAATCATAGAGTATCGGTTATCAGATTCTAACTTCCATAAGCCTCCATAACCTTAGAAGCTTCCTTCTTAAGATCTAGACTTCCATGCTCCTGAACATCCTCAATTATCTTGATAGCCTCCTCGGTATCACCTGTCTCAAAATACAGTCTTGCAAGGTTAAGCTCATCAACGTAGTACTGGTGTTCTTTTGGAG includes:
- the eno gene encoding phosphopyruvate hydratase, whose protein sequence is MSKIVKVIGREIIDSRGNPTVEAEVYLEDGSFGRAAAPSGASTGSREALELRDGDKTRFGGKGVLKAVANVNGPIAKAVCGLDSAEQSVVDNTMIKLDGTENKDSLGANAILAVSLAVAKANAASRKIPLYQYIGELFGHKGKYVMPLPMMNILNGGEHADNNVDIQEFMIQPVGGKNLRDALRIGSEVFHSLAKVLKAKGLNTAVGDEGGFAPNLSSNAEAFACIKEAVEKAGYEFGKDVTLAMDCASSEFYNDKTGMYELKGEGKSFTSHEFTDYLAGLVKEYPIVSIEDGQNESDWDGFKYQTEKLGSHVQLVGDDLFVTNTKILSEGIKKGIANSILIKFNQIGSLTETLNAIKMAQDAGYTAVVSHRSGETEDTTIADLAVGTSCGQIKTGSMSRSDRIAKYNQLIRIEEELGENAVFLGRKAIKGQN